A single genomic interval of candidate division WOR-3 bacterium harbors:
- a CDS encoding SBBP repeat-containing protein, translated as MSSKEGVKRIFRCPLKIIPKGKELKVVTEILLFSLLSYFPTSLYPQIWVAYYNGEANSDDCAIELKVDRGEDLYVTGYSYGLTNKKGYLTIKYNSTNGETLWTGRYEGIGNSEPKSLEVDSEGNIYVTGWSEDEHGYRDILTIKYSPSGDILWIKRYNNGLSNHHDEPTKMVIDLQNNIYITGFSYNWGTGYDYLLIKYDKEGNERWVRMYNGPGDSTDKSNSVAVDKEGNIYIAGMSYGLETKGDFATVKYDSLGNLIWVRRFDDTLNFYNDEALGVGVDSFNNVYVAGLSGFMDFLTFTLIKYNSPGEERWVVKSEAGASGDILRAMSVSQDGKIYLTGSYIGWHTTENYKTEMYDSSGYRYWVKFYDSDSLGDGSFGLVTDDLGNVYVTGRSALFQTNYDYLTIKYNPSGGEEWVARYGGPGDDEASAIALDERGNVYVTGRSRGLNTSYDYCTVKYPPFGPGVEEYKNKRGDNLHRGIIQKKLTLIPKGKIFNCQGRLTKREDVSSGIYFILRRDKSGDINKKLVIVK; from the coding sequence ATGAGTTCTAAGGAGGGCGTGAAGAGAATTTTCCGTTGCCCTTTGAAAATAATTCCGAAAGGAAAGGAGCTAAAAGTAGTTACGGAGATTTTGCTTTTTTCTCTATTATCTTATTTCCCCACCTCTCTTTATCCTCAGATTTGGGTGGCGTATTATAATGGTGAGGCAAATTCTGATGATTGTGCTATTGAATTGAAGGTTGACCGGGGAGAGGATTTATATGTCACCGGGTATAGTTATGGGTTAACCAATAAAAAGGGTTATCTCACAATTAAATATAACTCTACTAATGGGGAAACCTTATGGACAGGGAGGTATGAAGGAATAGGGAACAGTGAACCGAAATCATTAGAAGTTGACAGTGAGGGGAATATCTATGTAACGGGATGGAGTGAGGATGAACATGGTTATCGGGATATTCTGACGATAAAATATAGCCCTTCGGGTGATATTTTGTGGATAAAAAGATATAATAACGGATTGAGTAATCATCACGATGAGCCAACAAAGATGGTTATAGATTTACAAAATAACATTTATATTACGGGCTTTAGTTATAATTGGGGAACTGGTTATGATTATCTCTTGATTAAATATGATAAAGAGGGAAATGAAAGGTGGGTGAGGATGTATAATGGACCTGGTGATAGCACTGATAAAAGTAATTCCGTAGCGGTTGATAAGGAAGGGAATATTTATATAGCGGGAATGAGTTATGGTTTAGAGACGAAAGGAGACTTCGCGACAGTAAAATATGACTCATTGGGAAATCTGATTTGGGTTAGGAGATTTGACGATACTCTTAACTTCTATAATGATGAGGCGCTAGGGGTTGGAGTAGATAGTTTTAATAATGTTTATGTTGCTGGACTTAGTGGCTTTATGGATTTTCTCACCTTTACGCTTATCAAATATAATTCTCCTGGCGAAGAGAGATGGGTAGTTAAATCAGAAGCCGGAGCGAGTGGTGATATACTGCGGGCAATGAGTGTTAGCCAAGATGGGAAAATCTATCTCACGGGTAGTTATATTGGGTGGCATACCACCGAAAATTATAAAACAGAAATGTACGATTCCAGCGGATATAGGTATTGGGTGAAATTTTATGACAGTGATTCCCTGGGTGACGGTAGTTTTGGATTAGTAACTGACGACTTAGGAAATGTGTATGTTACGGGAAGGAGTGCTTTGTTCCAGACAAATTATGATTATTTAACAATTAAATATAATCCCTCCGGAGGGGAAGAGTGGGTTGCCCGGTATGGCGGTCCGGGGGATGATGAGGCATCTGCCATCGCCTTAGATGAGCGAGGCAATGTTTATGTCACAGGTAGAAGTAGGGGATTAAATACCAGTTATGATTATTGCACCGTAAAATATCCGCCTTTCGGACCAGGAGTTGAGGAATATAAAAATAAGAGAGGGGATAATTTACATAGGGGAATTATTCAAAAGAAACTAACCTTAATCCCAAAAGGTAAGATTTTTAATTGTCAAGGTAGGTTAACAAAAAGGGAAGATGTCTCTTCTGGAATTTATTTTATTTTAAGAAGGGATAAGTCGGGAGATATAAATAAAAAGTTAGTTATTGTTAAATAA